The stretch of DNA ATGCTGTCATGAACTATATTTGGACGAATTAATCTTCTGTCGTCAGTCGAATTGAAGTCGTAAATCTCTTGACCAACCTTATTTTGGTCGATCCGCCAATGTACATTATAGAATTGCCCTCTAAATGCATCTTGACTTGCTGATCTTCTTtattttcttctttcaacaATCAATGGACTGATTTGTTCATCAAAGCCTTTCATAGCTAGTCAATTACTGTAGAAAACCCTCTCTAGCCACCTTATTATCGACATTTCAAACTTACTAGCATGGATCACCAAGTTGCCACCCGCCTCTCTGCCTTTACGGTGCCCGTAGAGGTGGCAAAGGATTTGAACGCCTTGAAAAATCACGTCTTCGTCTACCAGAAGCCATGGGAGTTCGATTTCCCTCAGCTTAAAAGACGTGCGGAGCTTATAAAGGATGCAAACGTGAATACAATCTCCTTTTGATCATAAATCACTTGCTGATGCAATATGTGTCTGTAGGCAAGAGGACTCAAAGTATGGCCGGGGCTCTCCAATGTCACTCAGCAGTCTAAATCGTACTATATAGTCTGTTTAGATGGTCTACCTAATCCGAAAAAAGCAGGACAGGATGTGGAAAAGTGGACATACATCACCATTCAGCAGTATACCGAGTTGATTGAGACTTGTGAATATCAATGTCTTACTCTTCGGAAAGCTGGCAGACCTGATCCTCCACAAGGCTTTCCTATGGACCCTCGCGAATTTACAGAAATATGTAACGAAGACCTTTTGAGTTACAGGAGCTGGCAGGATACTAAGTCAATGTTGAACGGCTGGGCCCTGCAAATCGAGCCTGAGACGGGCCTCACGAAGCCCTCGTACTCAGAGCGATACCTCGCGGGCGTTCACGAGTACAACTCAACTCGATACGATGAGCAACGGTGCCACTTCCGTCTTTTGCAGGCGTATAAGGAGGAGGACCAAAATCGAAATGCAAGGCCAGCGTCTCCGGAACCTACTGAAATCAGTATACCGACTTATATCAGTCAGATGTCTACTGATCCTAATCAGTacgatcctcctcctcctctcttgCAGCGACATCTTCCCTATCGACTCGCGGAAATTATCAATTTCGTGCTCCCGCCTCCCCCTGGCCCCCCATCATCCGTCGCCACTTCGCTCCGAGTTGGTCATGCATACGCCACACCCGCAGACGACACTTATAGGCATGCGATGTCTAGATGGGTCCAAGCTACGAAGCAAGCCAGGAGCAACAGGAATCGAGAGGGGttcgaagaaggtgaagttACCGATGAAGACTCTGACGACGACACAGAGACAGTAAGGGATTTCAGAGGGGATAGTCATTCGGAGGATAACGCTGGTTCTGAAGAAACATCTACCGGGACTGAAAGTTACGGATACACCCCTTCCATTACCTCCAGCCGAAGCGACGCACCCTCTCACTTGGCTTACGCCActgacgaagaagaatcgGTATTTGTATCAGTCTCGGAGCGCGCTTATGTCCTCATGGAGAGAGAATATCAGAGAAGGTTAGAAGcaggtgaattggaagaaggagagatacCGGAAGATTAATAGAAATTTTGCTTTGGTGAATTTTTGTTTCGTTTGCTTTGATAGCATTCGCAGCGTTGATAGTTGCTCTTGGATACTGCCACTTGTGTACTTGTTTTCATTCGATTTTGTCTTACCTGTATACTCTCTGTTGTAACTTTATAATTCTGAAATTGTGCCTGTATCACACTCATGACATCTCGTCGGTTATGCATCCCGATACGGTCAGATCCGATAACAGCTGTCGGACAAGTGTCCGACATATTGCAATACCTCACAACTCACAACCACTACAATTTGAGAGTCTCGCAATGTATACTGCATAACCTAGCTGAAAGATTaatcatcgatcaacatgTCCAGAAATTCAATCCTGTCCGGCGCCGTCACATGTGAAGATACTCGAGCATCCGAGATCGGTACCATCATCTTATCGCAGGGAGGTAACGCGGTGGATGCTATCACAGCTACTATCTTGGCGGTAAACACTCTATGTCCATATCATTCTGATattggaggaggtggattcgcTATCCTGAGAACTGGCGATGGTGAGATCAAAAGTTTGAACTTCAGACATACTGCTCCTGTGAGTACGCCCACTTCCGCTATACCCTGACGGAATCCTGGAACCATACTAGACATAAAATGGGTAACTGGCGCTGACTTTTGGTGTGTCACGCAGGCAGCTGCAAATAATGAGTTCTACAAGAACCCGGAAGTATCTTCGTCCATAGGAGGTGCAGCAGTCGCTGTACCAGGGGAAATCAAAGGGTTGGAAGAGTTACATGGGAAATACGGAAAGTTACCTTGGGAAAAGTTGTTGGAACCGTCGATAAAGTTGGCAGAAGATGGGTTCGAGGTGAAACAGGATCTGCACGAAGTGAGTAAAGAGTCTgctcctctcctcttctcctgtcCCGGTTCATCACTTGTCTGACTGTAGTCTTGCAAAAAAGTTCATCACTGCAGAATGTAATCCACCTGGATCGTCGAATCTCTCAGGCTCATGGATGGAGAACGATCCATGTTATTCCTCCTTATTTGTCGATGGTCAAGCTATACCTGTAGGCTCGACATGGAAAAGACCAGAATATGCCAATACCTTGAAGCAGATAGCCAAAGAGGGATCGAAAGCGTTCTATGAGGGTGAGGTGGCCGAGGCTTTAGTGAAAGTGGTGCAGGAACGAGGAGGGTTGATGACCTTACAGGATCTAAAGGGTCAGTGGTCTACTCCCGTGTTGATGTTGCAGTCATGATCTGGTGGAAGCTGACGATGAGATGTAGAATACAAAGTAGAATGGAACCAGCCATTATCGATACCTTACAGAGATTATACCATATACGCGACGCCCGCTCCAGCCTCAGGTGCGATCTTCTTATCTGCTTTGGGGATGTTGAGCCATTTCGAACCTGAAGGTAATGGTAGTGTGAAAGATTTACATGTTTTGACCGAATctttgagggtgagtgagcTCGTAGTATTATGCTGCATCATGTCACAGTAGTCTTGATACCATAGACTGAGATGATCACAAATAGCTCGCATATGGTCAGCGGACTGCGTTGGGCGATCCCAATTACGTACCTGGTTTGGTTGAGAAACAGTCATCCTGGCTCACACCATATGCTATAGAAGAaaaatcaaagctgatcactGAAAAGACCCATGAGCCGGACTATTATAAACCGCCCAAGTGAGTTATCACGTCAGCGCTTCAGTAGTAGAGAGTAAGAAAGCTTACGGTATGGTATACAACCTAGAGTCGAAATTGTAAATGATCATGGAACTTCCAATATCACTGTCGCCGATTCTGACGGTTTGGTCGTGTCAATCACAACGACTGTTGGATTAGCTTGGGGTTCTCGCGTTATCGTACCTGGGTATGGATTCGTGTTGAACGATTCTATGGATGATTTCTCAGTGGAGGGTCGACCGAATCAGTGGGGTTATGAACCTCAAGTGGCTAATTATGGTGAGTGTACTTACCTGCCAATAACAGATGGTCTCCCGGTTGATCGCTGATATGGTTTTGCCTTGCCATGTAATGCGATCCGTACATTAGTTTTCGGTGGTAAGCGACCCCTAAGTTCAAGCTGTCCCTATATCATCACCCGTACTACCACCAACCAGCCACATGCATCAGGAGGTGCCGCAGGTggatcaacaatcatctcGGGAAATGTTCAAGTCGCAAGGAATATATTGGATTACGATTTATCAGCGAAGGAGGCATTAAGAGCCAACAGGCTGCATAATCAGCTATTACCGAATGTCTCCGAATTAGAACAGTCATCTACGCATCAAGGTATCACAGTTGATGGGTTTAGCGAAGAACAAGCTAAAGGGTTGGAAATGAAAGGACATCAGATCAAGTGGGTCAAGAAAAATAGGACTACACCTGTGGTTATAAGAATGTACGacggaaagaaagaaagatgggagGTGGGGGCCGAACCTAGGAGGAATGATTCGGGTGGTAGTGTTTTCGTCGCTCCATGAGAAACAGGTTTACGATTGCAACGGGTTTTGATCAGCTATCTCAAAACAAATAGACAACTCAGTAGAACAAATAGATTAAAACCAAATATAACAGTATAATCATTCCAGGAAGAGATTTAGATATTAGTACTCATATGCATGAACAAATCTATGCAACTTGCGATGATAAATTTCGTATTCTAAGTATAGCCTTATAGACCTTTTGATGACATCCCCTTATGCGCCGCTCCTCCTTCTGTTTATGGaatctctttcttcgattcATTTAAGTTTTCTGGAACTAGGATGATACCTATTTCTTTACTTTTCCCTCCTTGACCTTTTTACTCCACTCTTCCGCCGAGTTCCTGATCACCCAAGTCATCTCGTAGGTCTTAGCAGCATCTTCGTAGCTCGAGAAGATCTCTGGGGTTTCACCACCTTCGATAGCATCGATGAAATGATTCATCTCAGTTTGGTAGGCATCGTCACCGGGTGTAACAATCTTCTCAAATTCGTCAGAACCAGGTCGTCGGATGTGCAATTCGGGTGCTTTAGAGGTACCGAAGATGTTTTGTAAGCTAATTGAGAAAAAGGGCATCAGCTTTGGTGACTATGCCAAGACCTGGGATGGACATGAGACACGACGATGCACGTACATGAAGGCGTACTGATCACACCATAGACATCGTCAGCTTTCTCTCGGCATTTAAgacaagctgactcacacCATCCGCGAATACTTCCAATTGGACCTCGTAATCTGTTCCATGTAGAGCAGTAGAATGGAGGAAGATTCCTACAGCTCCAGATTCGTATTTCCTAGAGAGCAGATTGATGTCAGTTCATATACCTATATTGTCCGTCGGTGTATTGCCTATCTCGCTAAGGGGCATAGTAGATGCGCAATGAACTCACCAGCTCGCGGTGGTAGCTCTTGGAATTCTAAGATCATCAGGAATGACAGATTCATCGAAATTCTTCTTGGACAATTGACCTGGTTTGTCGTCTGCTTCCAAAGCGTGAGCACTATAATTGAATCGCGATCAGTACCTCCGATATGACAGATAGATAATGTAAGGTGGATCGGAATTGAAGTTATGTGCTTACGAGATAGTATCAAAGTTGATTTCTCCACCCAAGAATCGTACGAGATCACCTAACAGATTCATTGGTTCAGTGCCCATGACCTAAGTCATATAGGTGACTCTATAAAAAACCACTCACAGATATGAGTGGCCTGCTCGATGATGGGTCCAAGCATGATGTCTTTGTTCCACCATTCCTGAGTATTCCCATCAGCTCGATTTTTGTAAGTGCTTTAGTACACACGATACTTACAGTTTTGATAGCCAATTCGTAAGCTACCACGAATCTAGCATTGGTTGCCATCCTAAGGGAGGACACATGGGTCAGCTGTATCATTCCGTGTGTGCCAGACGTGAGGTATACGACTCACACATTGAGATTATTCTCCTCAATAATCTTCTTGACTTGTTGAACGATCTTGAGGTATCTCAACACGTACCTGGACGGACGGACAAGAGGACATCAGTCAGAACCACCGTCTCATCAATCATTATGGGTAATCTGAATAGATGAAAACCTCACCCGATGGAGATAGGGGCCTTgtgattcttcttcaaataCTCAGAGACCTTCAAAGCTTCTCCTACGCTCTCTTCCCATGGTTGACCGGTAGCTACTGGTTTCTCAAAGAAGATAGCGATGTTGGGGAAAGCCTTGTTCAATTGGATCTCAAGGTCTTTTCCCGGTTGAGTTGATCCTCGAACGGTAGGTGGAGTAGCGACGAAAATGGCTCTATGTATATTAAGATGTTAGACTATGTTAGGACGGTATGTTCCCGCTAAAACAGTATGATCACGTACCTAGGCTCCTTGGCTTTCCCCTCATCCACTAGCTTCTTGAATTCTGCTACACTCGGTAAGATCACTGTATTCTTATACGATTCCTTATGAGGTCCATCTCTTTTGATTTTCAATGCCTCTTCAGCTCGGGTGGGTACAACTTCAATGACAGCATCGACAACAAGTCGAGAACCGAGTTTCTGCTCTGCTCGTTTGGCGATATTCCATGGTCCTATCATCGACTACTCTGTCAGCTCACTTCCACTTTTCGATTGAAGATGTGAAGTTTATTTTACCTTCTGGTGTACCGAACATTGCCTACGACCCATCATACACGATTCGTCAGCTCTCAGGTCATTGGCAATGAAAGTATATAGGGTAAGAGATGCTTACATATCCGGCACCGACCATTATAACGTGAAACTCATCTTGGGCTGATGACATTGTGTACTACGATATCTGATAAGGACACTTTAGTTGGGAAAGGGGTATACAGTATGCTATCACGAgctggtggtggatggacaGAGAAACGAGAACGAACAACAATCGAAGACAAGGTTGTTTGGGATATGAGATCAGTAGACTCGTAATCGATCCGTACATGTGCATCTTGGCATCTTTTGTTTCGATTTATTCGATTTCGGATAACGCAATCCATCGACCCTCAAGATCCAGGCACGGATAGAGTTAAACATCGGCTGGCTGCTGCCTTTCTAGCGTACCACCAAAATACTCTGGGGGTATATCATGAAATGCATAGGAAATGTACAAAACAGCAGaccttctacctctaccgCATCAAGACCGAAACGAGTAGATACAAGATGCACTCGATTCTCCAAGTGAGAAACAATCTAATTCCTCTTTCGCTTTAAAATCCCTTTCAGCGGTTTCTCCTCTTTGGCGAAAGATACcctcttgaccttcttcgaaGGAGCAGGCAAAGATGccctctttcttttcttggCAGCGACAGGCTCGGGCTCAGGTTCgctttcctcctcctcctcctcctcttcttcatcctcatcatcttcctcgggATCAGATCCTGATGATGGTTCAGGGCCATCTTCCAGTTCTAGctcttcaccttcgtctGATCCTATCAGtaatccttcatcatcttcttcttcgtcttcgtcatcctcgtcctcatcctcatcgtcttcttcatcttcatcttcctcatcttcagaAGGACCAGCCATAGCGGTGTAATCATCATCCAAGATAATCTGTCCAGAATGATCGCATCAGCTTTGAATTACAATGGACAGAAGAGGATCGAAGCTTAGAATATAAATAACTGACATCACGTTTATCAACTTC from Kwoniella europaea PYCC6329 chromosome 2, complete sequence encodes:
- a CDS encoding gamma-glutamyltransferase, with protein sequence MSRNSILSGAVTCEDTRASEIGTIILSQGGNAVDAITATILAVNTLCPYHSDIGGGGFAILRTGDGEIKSLNFRHTAPAAANNEFYKNPEVSSSIGGAAVAVPGEIKGLEELHGKYGKLPWEKLLEPSIKLAEDGFEVKQDLHEFITAECNPPGSSNLSGSWMENDPCYSSLFVDGQAIPVGSTWKRPEYANTLKQIAKEGSKAFYEGEVAEALVKVVQERGGLMTLQDLKEYKVEWNQPLSIPYRDYTIYATPAPASGAIFLSALGMLSHFEPEGNGSVKDLHVLTESLRLAYGQRTALGDPNYVPGLVEKQSSWLTPYAIEEKSKLITEKTHEPDYYKPPKVEIVNDHGTSNITVADSDGLVVSITTTVGLAWGSRVIVPGYGFVLNDSMDDFSVEGRPNQWGYEPQVANYVFGGKRPLSSSCPYIITRTTTNQPHASGGAAGGSTIISGNVQVARNILDYDLSAKEALRANRLHNQLLPNVSELEQSSTHQGITVDGFSEEQAKGLEMKGHQIKWVKKNRTTPVVIRMYDGKKERWEVGAEPRRNDSGGSVFVAP